AATATTACACATTCTATATCGGCTGGTCTTGATTATCCAGGTGTTGGGCCAGAACATTCTTATTTAAAAGATAAAAAAAGAGTTGAATATGTTGGGATTACAGATAAAGAGGCAATAAATGCCTTTGAGGTAATGTGCAAAACAGAAGGTATAATACCAGCTTTAGAGAGTTCACATGCAATAGCTGAGGTAATAAAGAGAGCTAAAAATGGTGAATTTACTAAAGATGATTTGGTAGTTATTAATTTATCGGGTAGAGGAGATAAAGATTTAGATAATGTATTACGAAACAGAGGTGAATATTTTGAATCTTATTGATAAAACATTTATGAAACTAAAAAATCAAGGGAATAAGGCTTTTATTGGATATATGACTTGTGGTTATCCTACGTATGAACAATCATATGATATTTTTAATATTATGAATAAATACTGTGATATTATTGAAGTAGGCTTTCCATTTTCAGATCCTACTGCAGATGGTGAAATAATTCAGGAAGCATCAAGTAAAGCTTTAAAAAATGGAATTACTATAAAAAAAACACTTGAATTGATATCAAAAATAAAAAATGAAAAGCCAATTATTCTAATGCTTTATGCCAATAATATATTAAGACACCGAATAGACAATTTTTTTAAAATGTGTAGTGATTTTGGTGTAGATGCTTGTATAATTCCTGATGTTCCATATGAAGAAAAGAAAGTATTTGAAGAAGTTTCAGAAAAATATAATATTTATATTATAAGCTTAGTCTCAATTAGTTCCATAGATAGAGCAATAAAAATAGCTAAAGATTCAAAAGGATTTATATATGCTGTTTCAAAAAAAGGAACAACAGGCTTTAAAACTGATATTGATAATAAAATTTATGATTTATTAAAGAAATTAAAAAGTGAAACTGACACTCCCATTTGTACTGGATTCGGTATAAGTGATGAAAAACATATAAAAGAATTAAACAAGTTTTCTGATGGCGTTATCGTAGGAAGTGCATTAATTAAGAAGCTTGATGAAGGATTAATAAATTTTGAAAATTATCTATCTATAATGAGTAAAGCCTGTAAAACACTTATTTAATTTTCCACCATCAATTTAATTGAAACAAATATTTTAATTTATTATAATAGTTATAGTAAAAAAGGGTGCTGAGGTGCAAAAATATGGAAGAAATTAAGGGTATGCTTCAAGTCATAATTACAAAGATTGATGGAGTAGAAAAGCGACTGGAAAGAGTAGAGCAACGACTTGACAATGTAGAAAAGCGACTCGATATGGTAGAACAAAGACTTGACAATTTAGAACAAGATGTAGCTATTCTTAAAGACAGAGTTGACAAGCTTGAGGATTCAGTAAATAAAAATGCAATACTATTAGAAGATACAAAGAGAAAAGTAGAGCTTATGGCAGAGATACAACAATCTTACATTGACCAAAATCAACGTGAACATGAACAACTAAAAGTACTTTTTAATGATAAAATAGAAGTTGTTGAAACAGCAGTTAAATCGTTGGCAAAAGATGTTAAGGAGATTCATTCAGGTATTGATACATTAGCTGAGATAAGTGGAAAGCACGAATTTGAAATATCAAGAATAAGAAAGCTTTTGGTATAAAAACTACATAATAAAGAGGGTATCTCAAAAGATATTAAACAGCCCCCTGTCTACTTGACAGGGGGCTATATAGTTTTTGTACAGTCTCTTTATATTGAATTTTCATATACACAATAAATCATTATAGCTTTATGTGCATGTAATCTATTTTCTGCTTCATCAAATACCACTGATTTATTACCATCAATGACTTCATCTGAAACTTCATATCCTCTGTATGCAGGTAAGCAGTGCAAGAAAATTGCATCTTCTTTTGCTTTTGACATAAGATCACTATTTACTTGGAAGCCTTTGAAAGCTTTTAGTTTTTCAGCTTTTTGGTCTTCTTGTCCCATCGAGATCCACGTATCTGTATATACTACATCAGCATTATTCACTGCTTCTACTGGATTATCAGTTATCAATATATTTGAGCCACTTTTCTTTGCTTCATCTTTTATTAAATCAATAATGTTGCTATTCAAACTATATTCATTTGGTGTTGCAATACTAAAATCAATACCAAGTTTACTGCAAGCAATACCAAGTGTTGCAGCAACATTATTACCATCGCCTACGTATGATATTTTTAAATCAGAAAGTCTATTTTTATTTTCATATATTGTTAATAAATCAGCAATTATTTGTGTTGGATGGTAATCATCAGTTAAACCATTGATAATTGGGATTGAAGAATATTTTGCAAATTCTTCTACTTCTGATTGATTATAAGTTCTAATTACCATTAAATCGATATATCTTGATAGAACCTTAGCAGTGTCAGAGATAATCTCTCCTCTACCAAGTTGGAGGTCGTTTTTACTAAGATAAAGAGAATAACCTCCAAGTTGATAAATTCCTATCTCAAAGGAAACCCTTGTTCTAGTTGAAGATTTTGTAAAAAGAAGGCCAAGACATTTGTTTTTTAAATATAAATTGTATATACCTTTTTTAAGCTCCTTTTTTAATCTATATGATGAATCAACAAGATAAATAACATCTTCTTTTGTTAAATCATTTAGATGTAGAAAATGTTTCATAACAATCTATCCTTTCTCTACACTTTTTAATAATATCATTAAGGCAAAATATCTCATTATTTATTTCATTTAAATTTATTAGGACATCTAAATAAGCAATAGCTGAATCAGTGGATGTTAATGTAGTTATTCCAAATTCAACAGATATCCTTCTTATATTATATCCATATTGATCAATAGGTTGTTCAGTTGAAGGAATATTAATAATAAATGAGAATTTATCATCCTTTAACATCTTTTTAGCTTCTTCAAAATCAATAAAATTAATATTTAAATTGGATCTAAATAAATCTTTCATTTCATTTAAAGTATAGATGTTATAATTCATTTCATAAAGCTTTCTTACTGACTGGAGAAGAAAATCTCTTTCAGTCTTCGGGCCAATTATTAATGCACAACCTTCTTTCTTAAATTTATGATTAGAAGAGATAAAGGCCTTATATAAAGCTGAACTTAATGTGCTACCAATTCCTAAAACTTCACCGGTTGATTTCATTTCTGGTCCTAAATATGCATCAACCTTTGTTAACTTTGAAAATGAAAATACTGGAGCTTTAACAGTAAAATAATCAGGTTCTTTAACAAGTCCTGTCTTATAACCAAGTTCTTTTAACCATGAACCTAATATTAATTTGGTAGCAATATTAACCATTGGAACTCCTGTAACCTTTGAAAGTATAGGAACAGTTCTACTTGCTCTTGGATTTACTTCAATTACATATACATTATCATCTTTATCAATAACAAATTGTATATTAAATAACCCTACAATATTGAGTCTTCTTGCCAATTTTATAGTATATTCAACAATTTTTTCTTTTACTTTTTGTGATAATGAATATGTTGGATAAACAGCCATACTATCGCCAGAATGGACACCAGCTTTATCGATATGTTCCATAATACCTGGGATCAATACATCAGTTCCATCAGATATACCATCAACTTCAGCCTCTTTTCCAACAATATATTTATCAATTAAGATAGGATGCTTGATGGATATTTCTATGGCAGCTTTGATATAGTCTTTTAGTTGTTCATCATTATAAACAATCTGCATTGCTCTTCCACCTAGTACATAAGAGGGTCTAACTAATACTGGATATCCTATCTTATTTGCTACTTTTAAAGCTTCTTCTTGAGAATATGCACTGCCACCCTGTGGAAACAAAATATTTAGTTCTTTTAAAAGGTTCAGAAATTTTTCTCTATCTTCAGCGATATCAATACTTTCTATTGATGTTCCAAGTATTTTTACATTATTTTTTGCAAGAAAGCTTGCCATATTAATTGAGGTTTGTCCACCAAACTGAACAATTACTCCTTCAGGCTTTTCGTTTTTAATGATATCTAAGACGCATTCTTTAGTAAGTGGTTCAAAATAAAGTTTATCAGATGTATCAAAATCTGTTGAAACAGTTTCTGGATTATTATTTATAATTATTGCTTCAACTCCTGCTTCTTTAAGTGCAAAAACTGACTGAACACAGCAATAGTCAAATTCAATACCTTGGCCAATTCTAATGGGTCCAGAACCAATTACAATAACTTTTTTATTATTAGTAGAAATAAAATCATTATGGGTATCATAAGTAGAATAGTAATATGGAGTTTTTGCTTCAAATTCTGCAGCACAAGTATCAACCATCTTAAATGATGGCTTTAGTTTACATTTTTCTCTAATCTGAATAACTTCATCAACATCTTCTTTTAATAAGTTAGCAATATAAGAATCTCCAAAACCCATCTTTTTTGCCTGTTCAAGTAATTCGTATGGAAGAGAATCAATATCATATTTTTTTAATTTCTTTGAAAGCCATGTAATATTTTTTAATTTATTTAGAAAAAATAAGTCAATTTTTGAATAATCATAAATTTCTGTACATGAGAAACCTCGTGTTAAAGCTTCGCAAACTGCAAATATTCTTTCATCGTTAGGGATTTTAATATATTCTATAAGCTCTTTGTTATCCATTTCTTCAAACTTTTTAAGGCCTAATTGATAATTTATTTTTACGTCAAGTGAATCTATAGCTTTTAAAAATGCTTCCTCAAATGTTCTACCGATTGCCATAACCTCTCCAGTAGATTTCATCTGTGTTCCAAGTTTTCTATCAGCATTTTCAAACTTATCAAATGGCCATCTTGGAACCTTTACAACAACATAGTCTATTGAAGGTTCAAAACTTGAGAAGGTATTTTGAGTAATTGGATTAATAATTTCATCTAATGTAAGCCCAACTGCAATTTTTGCAGCAATTCTAGCAATAGGATACCCTGTTGCTTTTGAAGCTAATGCTGATGAGCGACTTACCCTTGGGTTTACTTCTATTACAACATACTCCATACTGCTTGGATTCAGTGCAAACTGGACATTACAACCGCCTTCAATTTTAAGCCCCCTTATTATATTTATAGAAGCACGTCTTAGCATTTGATACTCTTTATCTGATAATGTTTGTGAAGGAGCAACAACAATACTGTCACCAGTATGGACACCAACAGGATCAATATTTTCCATATTACATACGATAATGCAATTGTCGTTGGAGTCACGCATAACCTCATACTCAATTTCCTTCCAACCAAGAACGCTTTGCTCAATTAGTACTTGATGTATTAAACTTAATTTAAGTCCTTTACTTACAATATATCTTAATTCTTCTTCTGAATAAGCAATACCACCTCCAGTTCCACCAAGAGTATATGCTGGGCGAACTATTACAGGATAACCTGTTATTTCATTAGCAAATTTTATAGCAGATTCAACATCATGAACAATAAGGCTTTTCGGGACAGGTTCGCCAATTTCCTCCATTGTTTTTTTAAATAATTCTCTATCCTCAGCTTTTTTAATAGTTTCTAAGTTTGATCCGAGTAATTTAACACCATACTTATCAAGAATACCTGACTCTGATAACTCAAATGCCATATTTAATGCTGTCTGCCCACCTAAGCCAGATATTAAACCATCTGGCCTTTCCTTTTTGATAACCTGTTCAATAAATTCTAAAGTTATTGGTTCTATATATATTCTATCCGCAATTTCAATATCAGTCATAATTGTGGCTGGATTACTATTAACTAAAACTACCTCAATACCTTCTTCTTTTAATGATCTGCATGCCTGTGTTCCAGAATAATCAAATTCTGCAGCCTGACCTATAATAATTGGCCCAGAACCAACTATCAAAACCTTGTTAATATCTTTTCTCTTTGGCATTATTTACACTCCATTCATAATGTTTAGATACTGATCAAAGATGTATTTTGAGTCATGTGGACCTGGACTTGCTTCTGGATGATACTGAACTGACAATATTGGATAATCTTTATGCATAAAACCTTCAACTGTTTTATCGTTGACGTTTATATGAGTTACTTTTATGCTTTCATATTCGACATTTTCTATTGCAAAGTTATGGTTTTGAGATGTTATATATACCTTACCTGTTTGAAGGTCCTTTACAGGATGATTTCCACCATGATGTCCAAATTTTAATTTATATGTCTTAAGCCCTAAGCACAATCCAAGCAATTGATGCCCTAAACAAATACCTAATATAGGCTTCTTTAAAGATATCAAATATTTTAGATTATCAAAAATCTGTTCTAAATCGGTTGGATCTCCAGGCCCATTTGAAAATACAAAACCCTCTGGGTTATACTCTAAAATCTTTTTAATATTTGTATTGTATGGGAAAACATATATATCAAAATTTCTTTCTTTTAATTCTCGCAAAATATTTTGTTTTATTCCAAAATCTAGTACAGCGATCTTTTTACCAGGTCCTTCAATATGATAAATCTCCTTGGTAGATACCTCATCAACCAAAAACCTTTTATTTCTTTTGTATCTTTGAATTTTATCTAACAGACTTGGGATATTATCATCTATTGTAGAGATAATTGCTAACATTGAACCGTTGTTTCTTATATGTTCTGTTATAGATCTTGTATCAACACCTTCAATTGCAATAATATCATTTTCTGCAAGATATTGATGAAGGGTTTTTTGACACCTGAAATTAGATGGCTCTTTACATGCTTCATGAACAATAAATCCTTCAACATGAGGTTTGTATGATTCAACATCATCTTGATTAATACCATAATTACCAATTAGAGGATAAGTCATTGTTACTATCTGTCCATTATATGATGGATCTGTTAAAACCTCTTGATATCCTGTCATACATGTATTGAAAACAACCTCGCCAATTGTTTCACCTTGAGCACCAAGCGATATTCCTTCATAAGTTAATCCATCTTCAAAAACAAGAATTGCTTTATTCATAAATCCATTACTCCCTCATAACTTTTTGATTAATAGAGTATCAAAATATGATTTATTTATCAATATCATTATATAACAATTATAATTATACAACAAAATGAATAATAATACAATATATTTTTAATATAATTGAATGTTGTATTTTGTAAGCCAATAATTTATTTGAATTAAATAACCAAACAACTGAGGGAGAGTCATTAACTGACCAAAAAATGGGATATTTAAAGTATCATTTTGATTATCTAAAAGGCTTTTTAAATAATCTTTGTTAATAATGTTGAAAAAATAAGGATGTGGATTATTATAAATATCTATTAATATATTTTTTATTAATCTAAAATATTGAGGATTATAAGTTTTTGGATAAGGACTTTTTCTCCTGTATATTATTTCATTTGGAAGTAAACCTTCAAAAGCTTTTCTTAAAAGCCCCTTTTCAATATTATTATAGTATTTGATTTTCCATGGAATATTAAATAATAGTTCTACTATTCTGTAATCAGCAAATGGAACTCTAACCTCAAGGCTATTTGCCATTGACATTCTATCTTTTCGATTTAATAAAGTTACCATAAACCATTTAATATTAAGATAAAAGAGCCTTCTATGAAGTTTTTGTTCATCACTTTCGCTATGGATAATTGGAGCTTTAGTAATAGATTCTTTATATTTTTCTTCAACATATTCATGCAACAATTCTTTATCAAAGTAAGATGATAATAGATTTTTTCTAAACATTAATGATCTTGCCCATGGAAATAACTTTGCAGTTTTGTAATCATCTCTCCAATACCAAGGATAACCACCAAAAATTTCATCAGCACATTCTCCAGAAAGAGCTACTGTAGCTTCTTTTTTTATTTCTTTACAAAAAAGATATAATGATGAATCTATATCAGCCATTCCAGGTAGGTCATTTGCATAAAGTGCTTCTTCTAGAGAATGAACTAATGTATCTTGTTCTATTTCAATTATTTTGTGATAGCTATTAATTGAATTTGAAACAGTTAAAGCATATTGGGTATCCATTGTTGGTTGTAGCAAATTTTCCTTAAAGTATAAATTATTATCTTTATAATCAATAGAAAATGTTTTTAAATTATTTATATACTTTGATGTAATTAAAGATATTATACTTGAGTCTAATCCACCTGAAAGAAATGTTACTATTCCTACATCTGATACTGTTTGTCTTTTTATTGCATCAGATACTAATATCCTTATATGTTCAATAAGTTCATTAATAGGATATTTATTTTCATATATAGGCAAACTCCAATATTCTTTTACAGTTAATTTTTTATTTGAATATAGTATATAATGTGCAGGGGGTAATTCATTTATATCTTTAAAAATAGCAGAAAAAGGTGAACGAGCAGGTCCTAAGCCTATTAATTCACAAACACCTTTTTGGTCAACCTTTGTGGATACAAATGAACTTTTTAGCAAGGCTTTAATTTCTGATGCAAAGATAAATGTATTATTAATATAGGAATAAAATAATGGCTTAACGCCTAAATGGTCTCTTGCTAAAAAAAGAGTTTTGTCTTCTTCACACCAAATAGCAAATGAAAAAATTCCATTTATTTTTTCTAAACATTTTTCCTTCCATTGAATATAAGAAGAGAGTAATACTTCTGTATCAGAATATGAATTAAAGCTATGACCTAATAATAATAATTCATGTCTTAATTCGTTGGTATTATAAAGTTCACCGTTATAAACAATAATGTATGTTTTGCCATTAAAAACTTTCTTCATAGGTTGCTTACCACCTACTGGATCAATAACAATTAGTCTTCTATGGCCTAACAATATTTGATTGGAAAAATAAAAGCCAAATTGATCAGGGCCACGATGAGTTAAGACAGAAGTCATTGATTTAATATTATCTGTTTGATTTAATAAGTTGTTATCAAAACTTACTATGCCAGCTATACCGCACATCTTAATCCTCCTTATTGAAATTGACAATCATTATCAATACAATATATGATAAAAGTTAAATATTGGTGTTAATTAAAATTTGAAATAGCATATTGACATAAAAGATATATTAGTTTATAATCTTTATTGCGTTATGAAAAAAGAAGTTGATATGGAAGGGTGTCCGAGTGGTTTAAGGAGCTGGTCTTGAAAATCAGTGACCCGTTTACGCGGGCCGTGGGTTCGAATCCCACCCCTTCCGCCATAAATATAAAAGCGAATCGGTATAAAAAATACCGATTTTTTTTATTTATTTTGACAAAAATGTTATAATAATGAATATTATTAATATATAAGAATTAAAACTTTCGTGTTAAGAAATTTTTGTTATTAAATTATATATTAAAATTGATAAAATTGTTCTAAAAATGATAGAATATAAATTAGCTTATTTTATACACAATTGATTAACTATAAGACAAAACATCATGAAAGGTGTGGAATGAATTGAAGCTAAAAGCATACGCAAAAATAAATCTTACCCTTGATGTTTTAACAAAACGAGAGGATAATTATCATGAAATAAAAACAATCATGCAGACAGTAGATTTATATGATATAATCGACATTGAAGAAACAGATACAGATGAGATTGTTGTAACAACATCAAATGATAGCATTCCAACCGATAATAAAAACCATGCATATATTGCTGCATCAACCTTAAAGGAACGCTTTAACATAAAAAAAGGTGTAAA
This window of the Caldicellulosiruptoraceae bacterium PP1 genome carries:
- the trpA gene encoding tryptophan synthase subunit alpha, whose translation is MNLIDKTFMKLKNQGNKAFIGYMTCGYPTYEQSYDIFNIMNKYCDIIEVGFPFSDPTADGEIIQEASSKALKNGITIKKTLELISKIKNEKPIILMLYANNILRHRIDNFFKMCSDFGVDACIIPDVPYEEKKVFEEVSEKYNIYIISLVSISSIDRAIKIAKDSKGFIYAVSKKGTTGFKTDIDNKIYDLLKKLKSETDTPICTGFGISDEKHIKELNKFSDGVIVGSALIKKLDEGLINFENYLSIMSKACKTLI
- the argF gene encoding ornithine carbamoyltransferase gives rise to the protein MKHFLHLNDLTKEDVIYLVDSSYRLKKELKKGIYNLYLKNKCLGLLFTKSSTRTRVSFEIGIYQLGGYSLYLSKNDLQLGRGEIISDTAKVLSRYIDLMVIRTYNQSEVEEFAKYSSIPIINGLTDDYHPTQIIADLLTIYENKNRLSDLKISYVGDGNNVAATLGIACSKLGIDFSIATPNEYSLNSNIIDLIKDEAKKSGSNILITDNPVEAVNNADVVYTDTWISMGQEDQKAEKLKAFKGFQVNSDLMSKAKEDAIFLHCLPAYRGYEVSDEVIDGNKSVVFDEAENRLHAHKAIMIYCVYENSI
- the carB gene encoding carbamoyl-phosphate synthase (glutamine-hydrolyzing) large subunit; this translates as MPKRKDINKVLIVGSGPIIIGQAAEFDYSGTQACRSLKEEGIEVVLVNSNPATIMTDIEIADRIYIEPITLEFIEQVIKKERPDGLISGLGGQTALNMAFELSESGILDKYGVKLLGSNLETIKKAEDRELFKKTMEEIGEPVPKSLIVHDVESAIKFANEITGYPVIVRPAYTLGGTGGGIAYSEEELRYIVSKGLKLSLIHQVLIEQSVLGWKEIEYEVMRDSNDNCIIVCNMENIDPVGVHTGDSIVVAPSQTLSDKEYQMLRRASINIIRGLKIEGGCNVQFALNPSSMEYVVIEVNPRVSRSSALASKATGYPIARIAAKIAVGLTLDEIINPITQNTFSSFEPSIDYVVVKVPRWPFDKFENADRKLGTQMKSTGEVMAIGRTFEEAFLKAIDSLDVKINYQLGLKKFEEMDNKELIEYIKIPNDERIFAVCEALTRGFSCTEIYDYSKIDLFFLNKLKNITWLSKKLKKYDIDSLPYELLEQAKKMGFGDSYIANLLKEDVDEVIQIREKCKLKPSFKMVDTCAAEFEAKTPYYYSTYDTHNDFISTNNKKVIVIGSGPIRIGQGIEFDYCCVQSVFALKEAGVEAIIINNNPETVSTDFDTSDKLYFEPLTKECVLDIIKNEKPEGVIVQFGGQTSINMASFLAKNNVKILGTSIESIDIAEDREKFLNLLKELNILFPQGGSAYSQEEALKVANKIGYPVLVRPSYVLGGRAMQIVYNDEQLKDYIKAAIEISIKHPILIDKYIVGKEAEVDGISDGTDVLIPGIMEHIDKAGVHSGDSMAVYPTYSLSQKVKEKIVEYTIKLARRLNIVGLFNIQFVIDKDDNVYVIEVNPRASRTVPILSKVTGVPMVNIATKLILGSWLKELGYKTGLVKEPDYFTVKAPVFSFSKLTKVDAYLGPEMKSTGEVLGIGSTLSSALYKAFISSNHKFKKEGCALIIGPKTERDFLLQSVRKLYEMNYNIYTLNEMKDLFRSNLNINFIDFEEAKKMLKDDKFSFIINIPSTEQPIDQYGYNIRRISVEFGITTLTSTDSAIAYLDVLINLNEINNEIFCLNDIIKKCRERIDCYETFSTSK
- the carA gene encoding glutamine-hydrolyzing carbamoyl-phosphate synthase small subunit produces the protein MNKAILVFEDGLTYEGISLGAQGETIGEVVFNTCMTGYQEVLTDPSYNGQIVTMTYPLIGNYGINQDDVESYKPHVEGFIVHEACKEPSNFRCQKTLHQYLAENDIIAIEGVDTRSITEHIRNNGSMLAIISTIDDNIPSLLDKIQRYKRNKRFLVDEVSTKEIYHIEGPGKKIAVLDFGIKQNILRELKERNFDIYVFPYNTNIKKILEYNPEGFVFSNGPGDPTDLEQIFDNLKYLISLKKPILGICLGHQLLGLCLGLKTYKLKFGHHGGNHPVKDLQTGKVYITSQNHNFAIENVEYESIKVTHINVNDKTVEGFMHKDYPILSVQYHPEASPGPHDSKYIFDQYLNIMNGV
- the asnB gene encoding asparagine synthase (glutamine-hydrolyzing) produces the protein MCGIAGIVSFDNNLLNQTDNIKSMTSVLTHRGPDQFGFYFSNQILLGHRRLIVIDPVGGKQPMKKVFNGKTYIIVYNGELYNTNELRHELLLLGHSFNSYSDTEVLLSSYIQWKEKCLEKINGIFSFAIWCEEDKTLFLARDHLGVKPLFYSYINNTFIFASEIKALLKSSFVSTKVDQKGVCELIGLGPARSPFSAIFKDINELPPAHYILYSNKKLTVKEYWSLPIYENKYPINELIEHIRILVSDAIKRQTVSDVGIVTFLSGGLDSSIISLITSKYINNLKTFSIDYKDNNLYFKENLLQPTMDTQYALTVSNSINSYHKIIEIEQDTLVHSLEEALYANDLPGMADIDSSLYLFCKEIKKEATVALSGECADEIFGGYPWYWRDDYKTAKLFPWARSLMFRKNLLSSYFDKELLHEYVEEKYKESITKAPIIHSESDEQKLHRRLFYLNIKWFMVTLLNRKDRMSMANSLEVRVPFADYRIVELLFNIPWKIKYYNNIEKGLLRKAFEGLLPNEIIYRRKSPYPKTYNPQYFRLIKNILIDIYNNPHPYFFNIINKDYLKSLLDNQNDTLNIPFFGQLMTLPQLFGYLIQINYWLTKYNIQLY